The Flavobacteriales bacterium nucleotide sequence GCATTGTAGGTGCAAGCATCAAAGTGCTCGAGATCCTCTCTCAATCGACCGCATTGCGTGATAAACTGATGGAGAATGTCGATTATTTCAAGAAAGGGATGAGTGAGCTGGGATTCGATATCGTGCAAGGGGATTCGGCCATCGTGCCGGTCATGCTCTACGATGCAAAATTAAGCCAGGTCATGGCCGACAAACTATTGGAAAAGGGCATCTATGTGATCGGATTCTTCTATCCGGTGGTGCCCAAGGAGAAAGCACGTATCCGAGTGCAACTATCTGCAGCACATGAGAAGCATCATCTGGATAAGGCCATCCAGGCCTTCAAAGAGGTAGGAGAAGAGTTAGAGGTGATCTGATACCTGATCTGGCTTCTTGACTCTTGAATCAGTCCTCTTGACTCTTGAATCAAGAATCTTGAATCAGCTCTACAAGGGAATATTCCCATGTTTCTTCCGAGGTAGGTTGACCACCTTGTTCTCCAGCATCTCAAGTGATTTGATCAGTTTACTCCGGGTCTCAGCAGGTTCGATGACCTCATCTATATAGCCGCGGGATGCCGCTCTGTAGGGATTGGCGAATTTCTCGGCATACTCGGCCTCTTTCTCCTTCCATTTACTTTCTGGATCGGCTGCTTCCTTGATCTCTTTTTTGAAGATTATCTCAGCAGCGCCTTTGGCCCCCATCACTGCGATCTCAGCAGTAGGCCAGGCAAAATTCATGTCAGCTCCTATGTGCTTCGAGTTCATCACATCATAAGCTCCGCCATAGGCTTTGCGGGTGATCACGGTCATACGCGGCACTG carries:
- a CDS encoding aminotransferase class I/II-fold pyridoxal phosphate-dependent enzyme; amino-acid sequence: IVGASIKVLEILSQSTALRDKLMENVDYFKKGMSELGFDIVQGDSAIVPVMLYDAKLSQVMADKLLEKGIYVIGFFYPVVPKEKARIRVQLSAAHEKHHLDKAIQAFKEVGEELEVI